A genomic segment from Actinoplanes sichuanensis encodes:
- a CDS encoding excinuclease ABC subunit UvrA, with the protein MSAHRSIRVHGARVNNLKDVSVEIPKHQLTVFTGVSGSGKSSLVFGTIAAESQRLINETYSAFVQGFMPSLARPDVDVLEGLTTAIIVDQERMGSDPRSTVGTATDANAMLRILFSRLGDPHIGSPQAYSFNVASISGAGAVTVEKHGATVKERRSFSITGGMCPQCEGRGNVNDFDLTQLYDETKSINEGAISIPGYSMEGWMGRIFRGCGFFDVDKPIGKFTKRELHDLLYKEPTKIKVDGINLTYQGLIPGIQKSFLSKDVDAMQPHIRAFVERVITFTTCPECDGSRLAEHARNSKIKGVSIADACAMQISDLAEWVRALDEPSVAPLLEKLQATLDSFVEIGLGYLSLDRPAGTLSGGEAQRTKMIRHLGSALTDVTYVFDEPTIGLHPHDIQRMNELLLRLRDKGNTVLVVEHKPEAIAIADRVVDIGPGAGTAGGNICFEGTVDGLRASDTITGRHLDDRSQLKPSVRTSSSALEIRGAATHNLRAVDVDIPLGVLVVVTGVAGSGKSSLIHGSVAKRDGVVAIDQTGIRGSRRSNPATYTGLLEPIRKAFAKVNGVKPALFSANSEGACPTCKGAGVTYTDLGMMAGVATPCEECEGKRFEASVLDYKLGGKDISEVLAMPVLEAERFFAEGEARIPAAHAILKRLVDVGLGYLTLGQPLTTLSGGERQRIKLATHMGDKGGVYVLDEPTTGLHLADVEQLLGLLDRLVDAGKSVIVIEHHQAVMAHADWIIDLGPGAGHDGGRVVFEGTPADLVKSRSTLTGEHLAEYVGA; encoded by the coding sequence TTGAGCGCCCATCGCTCGATCCGGGTGCACGGCGCCCGGGTCAACAACCTCAAGGACGTCAGTGTCGAGATCCCGAAACACCAGCTCACCGTCTTCACCGGGGTGTCCGGCTCGGGGAAGAGCTCGCTGGTGTTCGGCACGATCGCGGCCGAGTCACAGCGGCTGATCAACGAGACGTACAGCGCGTTCGTGCAGGGGTTCATGCCGAGTCTGGCCCGGCCGGACGTGGACGTGCTGGAGGGCCTGACCACGGCGATCATCGTCGACCAGGAGCGGATGGGGTCCGACCCGCGCTCCACGGTCGGCACCGCCACCGACGCCAACGCGATGCTGCGCATCCTGTTCAGTCGTCTGGGTGACCCGCACATCGGCTCCCCGCAGGCGTATTCGTTCAACGTCGCCTCGATCTCCGGGGCCGGTGCGGTCACCGTGGAGAAGCACGGCGCCACCGTCAAGGAGCGGCGCAGTTTCAGCATCACCGGTGGCATGTGCCCGCAGTGTGAGGGCCGGGGCAACGTCAACGACTTCGATCTGACCCAGCTGTACGACGAGACGAAGTCCATCAACGAGGGCGCCATCTCGATCCCCGGGTACAGCATGGAAGGGTGGATGGGCCGGATCTTCCGGGGCTGCGGGTTCTTCGACGTGGACAAGCCGATCGGCAAGTTCACCAAGCGCGAGCTGCACGACCTACTCTACAAGGAGCCCACCAAGATCAAGGTGGATGGGATCAACCTGACCTACCAGGGTCTGATCCCGGGCATCCAGAAGTCGTTCCTGTCCAAGGACGTCGACGCGATGCAGCCGCACATCCGCGCCTTCGTGGAACGGGTGATCACGTTCACCACCTGCCCGGAGTGCGACGGCAGCCGGCTGGCCGAGCACGCCCGCAACTCGAAGATCAAGGGCGTGAGCATCGCCGACGCCTGCGCGATGCAGATCAGCGACCTGGCCGAGTGGGTCCGCGCCCTCGACGAGCCGTCGGTCGCCCCGCTCCTGGAGAAGCTGCAGGCCACGCTCGACTCGTTCGTCGAGATCGGTCTCGGCTACCTCTCACTGGACCGGCCGGCGGGCACGCTCTCCGGCGGCGAGGCGCAGCGCACCAAGATGATCAGGCACCTCGGATCGGCGCTGACCGACGTCACCTACGTCTTCGACGAGCCGACCATCGGCCTGCACCCGCACGACATCCAGCGGATGAACGAGCTGCTCCTGCGGCTGCGCGACAAGGGCAACACGGTGCTCGTGGTCGAGCACAAACCCGAGGCCATCGCCATCGCGGACCGGGTGGTCGACATCGGCCCGGGCGCCGGCACGGCCGGCGGCAACATCTGCTTCGAGGGTACGGTCGACGGCCTCCGCGCCAGCGACACCATCACCGGCCGTCACCTGGACGACCGTTCGCAGCTGAAGCCGTCGGTCCGGACGTCGTCGAGCGCCCTGGAGATCCGCGGCGCGGCCACCCACAACCTGCGGGCCGTCGACGTCGACATCCCGCTCGGGGTGCTGGTCGTGGTGACCGGGGTGGCCGGCTCCGGCAAGAGCTCCCTGATCCACGGCTCGGTGGCCAAGCGCGACGGCGTGGTGGCGATCGACCAGACCGGGATCCGCGGGTCGCGGCGGAGCAACCCGGCCACGTACACCGGTCTGCTGGAACCGATCCGCAAGGCGTTCGCCAAGGTCAACGGGGTGAAACCGGCCCTGTTCAGCGCCAACTCCGAGGGCGCCTGCCCGACCTGCAAGGGCGCCGGAGTGACGTACACCGACCTGGGCATGATGGCCGGGGTGGCCACCCCGTGCGAGGAGTGCGAGGGCAAGCGGTTCGAGGCGTCGGTGCTCGACTACAAGCTCGGCGGCAAGGACATCAGCGAGGTCCTGGCCATGCCGGTGCTGGAGGCGGAGCGGTTCTTCGCCGAGGGCGAGGCCCGCATCCCGGCCGCACACGCCATCCTGAAACGCCTGGTCGACGTGGGCCTCGGCTACCTCACCCTGGGCCAGCCGCTGACCACGCTGTCCGGCGGTGAGCGGCAGCGGATCAAGCTGGCCACCCACATGGGCGACAAGGGCGGCGTCTACGTGCTCGACGAGCCGACGACGGGCCTGCACCTGGCCGACGTCGAGCAGTTGCTCGGCCTGCTGGATCGGCTGGTCGACGCGGGCAAGTCGGTGATCGTCATCGAGCACCACCAGGCGGTCATGGCGCACGCCGACTGGATCATCGACCTGGGTCCGGGCGCCGGTCACGACGGTGGGCGGGTCGTCTTCGAGGGCACCCCGGCCGACCTGGTGAAATCCCGTTCCACGCTGACCGGTGAGCACCTCGCGGAGTACGTCGGCGCCTGA
- a CDS encoding VOC family protein, whose translation MTNEGIKTVLHPVTDLEKAKAVYTALLGAEPSADSPYYVGYDVAGQHIGLVPGGPKQTVAYWHVSDIDAKLAELTAAGATVAEEPKEVGPGRRVATVTDPDGNVLGLLQDS comes from the coding sequence ATGACGAACGAAGGCATCAAGACCGTCCTGCACCCGGTCACCGACCTGGAGAAGGCCAAGGCCGTCTACACCGCCCTGCTGGGCGCCGAGCCGAGCGCCGACAGCCCGTACTACGTCGGCTACGACGTGGCGGGTCAGCACATCGGCCTGGTGCCGGGCGGCCCGAAACAGACGGTGGCCTACTGGCACGTGTCCGACATCGATGCCAAGCTTGCCGAGCTGACCGCGGCCGGCGCGACCGTCGCCGAGGAGCCGAAAGAGGTCGGCCCGGGCCGCCGGGTCGCCACCGTGACCGATCCCGACGGTAACGTTCTCGGACTGCTCCAGGACAGCTGA
- a CDS encoding VOC family protein, which yields MSLVIHSAFLPTDDHEKSLAFYRDGLGFEVRNDVGYGDMRWITVGPPDQPLTSIVLTPPAADPGITDAERRTIAEMMAKGSYAGIVLGTTDLAATFDRLQATGAEVVQEPADQPYGVRDCAFRDPAGNMVRINQLT from the coding sequence ATGAGTCTCGTCATCCATTCCGCGTTCCTGCCCACCGACGACCACGAGAAGTCCCTGGCGTTCTACCGCGACGGCCTCGGCTTCGAGGTGCGCAACGACGTGGGGTATGGCGACATGCGCTGGATCACGGTCGGCCCGCCCGACCAGCCGCTGACCTCGATCGTGCTCACCCCGCCCGCCGCCGACCCGGGCATCACCGACGCCGAGCGCCGCACCATCGCCGAGATGATGGCCAAGGGTAGCTACGCCGGGATCGTGCTGGGCACGACCGACCTGGCGGCGACCTTCGACAGGCTGCAGGCCACCGGTGCCGAGGTGGTCCAGGAACCGGCCGACCAGCCCTACGGCGTGCGTGACTGCGCCTTCCGTGACCCGGCCGGAAACATGGTCCGGATCAACCAGCTGACCTGA
- a CDS encoding helix-turn-helix transcriptional regulator gives MRRVRDRIDRDYAQPLDVEALARHVHLSAGHLSRQFKAAFGESPYSYLMTRRIERAMTLLRRGDLSVTEVCFAVGCSSLGTFTTRFTELVGISPGAYRRMPSGPVEGLPGCVVKQATRPVRSRQQ, from the coding sequence ATGCGCCGCGTCCGCGACCGCATCGACCGTGACTACGCCCAGCCGCTGGACGTCGAGGCGCTGGCCCGGCACGTGCACCTGTCCGCCGGGCACCTGAGCCGGCAGTTCAAGGCGGCGTTCGGCGAGTCGCCGTACAGCTATCTGATGACCCGCCGGATCGAGCGGGCGATGACCCTGCTGCGCCGGGGCGATCTGAGTGTCACCGAGGTCTGCTTCGCGGTCGGCTGCTCGTCGCTCGGCACGTTCACCACCCGGTTCACCGAGCTGGTGGGCATCTCTCCGGGGGCGTACCGTCGGATGCCGTCCGGTCCGGTCGAGGGCCTGCCGGGCTGTGTGGTGAAACAGGCGACCCGACCGGTCAGGAGCCGACAGCAATGA
- a CDS encoding winged helix-turn-helix domain-containing protein produces MTPRFDDLIHAPTRLSLVSLLAATDWADFKFLRDSLEMSDSALSKQLATLEEAGYVEIRKSFVAKRPRTSVKLSDRGHEAFAGHVAALQEIVARAGLAVLPDQVS; encoded by the coding sequence GTGACGCCCCGCTTCGACGACCTGATCCACGCCCCCACCCGGCTCTCCCTGGTGAGCCTGCTGGCGGCGACCGACTGGGCCGACTTCAAGTTCCTCCGCGACAGCCTGGAGATGTCCGACTCGGCCCTGTCGAAGCAGCTCGCCACGCTGGAGGAGGCCGGCTATGTGGAGATCCGCAAGTCGTTCGTCGCCAAACGCCCGCGCACCTCGGTCAAGCTGAGCGACCGCGGCCACGAGGCGTTCGCCGGTCATGTGGCGGCGTTGCAGGAGATCGTCGCCCGCGCCGGGCTGGCGGTCCTGCCCGACCAGGTCAGCTGA
- a CDS encoding GNAT family N-acetyltransferase yields the protein MDDSGSVRLRPVEAGDIEVFFAQQSDPEAQRQASFPARERQAFVEHWAKRVLGDPTARARAITVDGAVAGNIVAWWQDGRRLVGFWMGREFWGRGLGTRALAEFLGAGQEETRPLYAEAAVHNVPSIRALKRCGFDELEVVRDGSDEFVVLKLG from the coding sequence GTGGACGACAGTGGGTCGGTTCGGCTCCGGCCGGTCGAGGCCGGCGACATCGAGGTCTTCTTCGCGCAGCAGAGCGACCCCGAGGCTCAGCGACAGGCGAGCTTCCCGGCTCGGGAGCGGCAGGCCTTCGTCGAGCACTGGGCGAAACGGGTGCTCGGTGACCCGACCGCGCGTGCCCGGGCGATCACCGTGGACGGCGCCGTGGCGGGCAACATCGTGGCCTGGTGGCAGGACGGGCGGCGGCTCGTCGGATTCTGGATGGGCCGCGAGTTCTGGGGGCGCGGCCTCGGGACGCGGGCGCTGGCCGAGTTCCTCGGCGCCGGGCAGGAGGAGACCCGGCCGCTCTACGCCGAGGCCGCCGTCCACAACGTGCCGTCGATCCGGGCGCTGAAACGCTGCGGGTTCGACGAGCTGGAGGTCGTCCGGGACGGCTCGGACGAGTTCGTGGTGCTGAAACTGGGCTAA
- a CDS encoding D-alanyl-D-alanine carboxypeptidase family protein: MSEERRRDPVYRTVTRVTAYLLSPLACLVAPGRARVTACRWALSLRFPAESLDGLRPEARAAFEAARTRALWRHGELIGLTSGFRTAARQATLYAEEVRRSGSVAAARRWVLPPGESRHVAGTAMDVRPTEGARWLEEHGGRHGLYRMYDNEWWHFEYCPDGPPVRLPHPGVVAG; this comes from the coding sequence ATGTCTGAAGAACGCCGCCGGGATCCGGTCTACCGCACTGTCACCCGGGTCACCGCCTATCTGCTGTCCCCGCTCGCCTGTCTGGTCGCTCCGGGCCGGGCCCGGGTCACCGCGTGCCGGTGGGCGCTGTCGTTGCGGTTCCCGGCGGAGAGTCTGGACGGGCTCCGGCCGGAGGCGCGGGCGGCGTTCGAGGCGGCGCGGACCCGGGCGCTGTGGAGGCACGGCGAGCTGATCGGCCTGACCTCCGGTTTCCGGACGGCGGCCCGGCAGGCCACGCTCTACGCCGAGGAGGTGCGACGCAGCGGGTCGGTGGCGGCGGCGCGGCGGTGGGTGCTGCCGCCGGGCGAGTCGCGGCACGTCGCCGGGACGGCCATGGACGTACGGCCCACCGAGGGCGCCCGCTGGCTGGAGGAGCACGGCGGCCGGCACGGGCTCTACCGGATGTACGACAACGAGTGGTGGCACTTCGAGTACTGCCCGGACGGCCCGCCGGTGCGGCTGCCGCATCCGGGAGTGGTGGCCGGTTAG
- a CDS encoding response regulator, which yields MVVDDHPMWRDGVARDLTEAGYLVTAAVSEGVQALRVAPAAAPEVVVLDLQLPDLSGVEVIRGLLATLPGVRILMLSASGEQQDVLDAVKAGANGYLIKSAGRAEFLDAVRRTADGDAVFTAGLAGLVLGEYRRLAATPAADDRPQLTDRETEVLRLVAKGLTYKQVADRLVVSHRTVQNHVQNTLGKLQLHNRVELVRYALENGILSTD from the coding sequence ATGGTGGTCGATGACCACCCGATGTGGCGGGACGGGGTGGCCCGCGATCTGACCGAGGCCGGTTACCTGGTCACCGCCGCGGTGAGCGAGGGCGTGCAGGCGCTGCGGGTCGCCCCGGCCGCCGCCCCGGAGGTGGTCGTCCTCGACCTGCAGCTGCCGGACCTGTCCGGGGTCGAGGTGATCCGGGGGCTGCTGGCGACACTTCCGGGCGTCCGCATCCTGATGCTCTCGGCCAGCGGCGAGCAGCAGGACGTGTTGGATGCGGTGAAGGCCGGCGCCAACGGCTACCTGATCAAGTCGGCCGGGCGGGCCGAGTTCCTGGACGCGGTCCGGCGCACCGCCGACGGCGACGCCGTGTTCACCGCCGGTCTGGCCGGTCTGGTGCTGGGGGAGTACCGGCGGCTGGCCGCCACCCCGGCCGCCGACGACCGCCCGCAGCTGACCGACCGGGAGACCGAGGTGCTGCGGCTGGTGGCGAAGGGCCTGACCTACAAGCAGGTCGCCGACCGGCTGGTCGTCTCACACCGCACGGTGCAGAACCATGTGCAGAACACGCTGGGCAAACTCCAGCTGCACAACCGGGTCGAGCTGGTCCGCTACGCGTTGGAGAACGGAATACTCAGCACCGATTGA
- a CDS encoding S66 peptidase family protein, which produces MIRPRRLEPGDLVALVAPAGPVTEAQAADAAGILKSWGLRTQRGPHALGRRSFLSGTDDERRSDLEAAFRDPEVRGILCLRGGYGTQRIVDHLDYAAIRADPKLVVGFSDITALHLALWHEAGLATVHGPTGSTLLNDPPTTAAARQSLTTTTPLTITAEPGPDPAPPVVVHHPGQAHGTLLGGNLTLLAATAGTRHQPDLTGAILLLEEVNEAAYRVDRMIVQLERSGWFEGLAGVAVGSFTACPGADEVLAEHLNDRGIPVLAGLPIGHGRTQLAVPLGVPAALNADTGTLTVEPAVH; this is translated from the coding sequence ATGATCCGCCCGCGACGTCTCGAACCCGGCGACCTGGTCGCCCTGGTGGCACCGGCCGGCCCGGTCACCGAGGCGCAGGCCGCCGACGCGGCCGGGATCCTGAAATCCTGGGGGCTGCGCACACAGCGCGGCCCGCACGCTCTCGGCCGGCGATCCTTCCTTTCCGGTACGGACGACGAGCGCCGGTCCGACCTGGAGGCGGCCTTCCGCGACCCGGAGGTCCGCGGGATCCTGTGCCTGCGGGGCGGTTACGGCACCCAGCGAATCGTCGACCACCTCGACTACGCCGCGATCCGCGCCGACCCGAAACTGGTGGTCGGCTTCTCCGACATCACCGCCCTGCACCTGGCCCTGTGGCACGAGGCGGGCCTGGCCACGGTCCACGGCCCGACCGGCAGCACCCTGCTGAACGACCCGCCGACCACCGCCGCCGCCCGCCAGTCCCTGACCACCACGACCCCACTGACCATCACCGCCGAGCCCGGCCCCGATCCGGCGCCGCCGGTGGTCGTGCACCATCCCGGTCAGGCGCACGGCACGTTGCTCGGCGGCAACCTCACCCTGCTCGCCGCCACCGCGGGCACCCGTCACCAGCCCGACCTGACCGGCGCGATCCTGCTGCTCGAAGAGGTGAACGAGGCCGCCTACCGCGTCGACCGGATGATCGTCCAGTTGGAACGCTCCGGCTGGTTCGAGGGGTTGGCCGGGGTGGCCGTCGGCTCGTTCACGGCCTGCCCCGGCGCCGACGAGGTCCTGGCCGAACACCTGAACGACCGCGGCATCCCGGTCCTGGCCGGCCTCCCGATCGGCCACGGCCGAACCCAACTGGCCGTCCCTTTGGGAGTCCCGGCCGCTCTGAACGCCGACACCGGAACCCTCACCGTCGAGCCCGCGGTCCACTGA
- a CDS encoding FAD-dependent oxidoreductase, whose protein sequence is MLLSRRGLFRAGLVGLAAPKTGWPAGPKVIRPGPEPTPADWQALADGVQGSLELPGDAGYDEARRLFSPRFDAVLPPAVLRCAGPADVVEGVRFAARMGLPIVPRCGGHSYVGASTTAVGLVLDVRPMRTVEFDAPTRTATIGGGAPLIDVYTGLGVHGVSVPAGTCGSVGISGLTSGGGIGVAASAYGLTCDNVVAADVVTADGNSRTVDAEREPELFWGLCGGGGGRFGVVTSWRIRTYPAGTTSTFQLTYPWTDAAAVAAGWQARNVVAPDDCWSACQFVSDATGTPSVRIGGYVLDGDAGAEAAALVEAIGREPATTAVESKPHVRLLQDRAAGAARGTHVIGSEIFTGTVPPAGVDALIAVVQARAATRRPGLAKLKRMTGAPARVRADTNAFPWHGASTMLQWLVDLPAADPAAVADGYTWIDSGHRAVAPWSSGRYVNYLEPGPVDPSRYHGTHLDRLRRLQASVDPDGLFRTTYTL, encoded by the coding sequence ATGCTGTTGTCCCGTCGTGGGCTGTTTCGGGCCGGGCTTGTCGGGCTGGCTGCACCGAAGACCGGGTGGCCGGCCGGTCCGAAGGTGATCAGGCCGGGGCCGGAGCCCACGCCGGCCGACTGGCAGGCGCTCGCCGACGGTGTGCAAGGAAGCCTCGAACTTCCCGGGGACGCCGGATATGACGAGGCTCGGCGGCTGTTCTCGCCGCGGTTCGACGCCGTGCTGCCGCCGGCGGTCCTGCGTTGTGCCGGGCCGGCCGACGTGGTCGAGGGGGTGCGGTTCGCGGCCCGGATGGGGCTGCCGATCGTTCCCCGATGCGGCGGGCACTCCTACGTGGGGGCGTCGACCACCGCCGTCGGGCTGGTTCTCGACGTGCGGCCGATGCGGACCGTCGAGTTCGACGCGCCCACCCGGACCGCGACGATCGGTGGCGGCGCGCCGCTCATCGACGTGTACACCGGGCTCGGCGTACACGGGGTGTCGGTTCCGGCGGGCACCTGCGGAAGTGTCGGCATCAGCGGGCTCACCAGCGGCGGCGGCATCGGAGTGGCCGCCTCGGCCTACGGCCTGACCTGCGACAACGTCGTGGCGGCGGACGTGGTGACGGCCGACGGCAACTCCCGGACGGTGGACGCCGAGCGGGAGCCGGAGCTGTTCTGGGGGCTGTGCGGTGGCGGCGGCGGGCGGTTCGGGGTGGTCACGTCCTGGCGGATACGCACCTACCCGGCCGGTACCACGAGCACGTTTCAGCTGACCTATCCGTGGACGGATGCCGCCGCGGTCGCCGCCGGCTGGCAGGCCCGGAACGTCGTGGCGCCGGACGACTGCTGGTCGGCGTGCCAGTTCGTCTCCGACGCGACCGGGACGCCGTCGGTGCGGATCGGCGGCTACGTCCTCGACGGCGACGCCGGGGCCGAGGCCGCCGCCCTGGTCGAGGCGATCGGCCGGGAACCCGCCACGACCGCCGTCGAGAGCAAGCCGCACGTACGGCTACTGCAGGACCGGGCGGCCGGAGCGGCACGGGGCACGCACGTCATCGGCAGTGAGATCTTCACCGGTACGGTGCCGCCCGCCGGAGTGGACGCGCTGATCGCCGTGGTGCAGGCACGGGCCGCGACCCGCCGGCCGGGCCTGGCCAAGCTCAAACGGATGACCGGCGCGCCGGCCCGGGTCAGGGCCGACACCAACGCGTTCCCCTGGCACGGCGCGAGCACCATGCTCCAGTGGCTGGTCGACCTGCCGGCCGCGGATCCCGCCGCGGTGGCCGACGGCTACACGTGGATCGACTCCGGGCATCGCGCGGTGGCACCGTGGTCGTCCGGCCGCTACGTCAACTACCTGGAGCCGGGACCGGTCGACCCGTCCCGTTACCACGGCACCCATCTCGACCGGCTCCGGCGACTCCAGGCCTCGGTCGACCCGGACGGGCTGTTCCGTACGACGTACACCCTGTGA
- a CDS encoding cupin domain-containing protein — translation MASDLVERLGLEPHPEGGWYRETWRSPVTFEPDGYGGPRHAATAIYFLLHPGEQSAWHVVRSAELWFWHSGGPLLLRRGGAGEQPADGDEVLLGPDIAAGQEPQVLIPPGVWQAAEPAGTEPVLVSCVVAPGFDFADFRLQ, via the coding sequence ATGGCTTCTGATCTTGTCGAGCGCCTCGGTCTGGAACCGCACCCCGAGGGCGGCTGGTACCGGGAGACCTGGCGTTCACCCGTCACGTTCGAGCCGGACGGCTACGGCGGCCCGCGGCACGCCGCCACGGCCATCTACTTCCTGCTGCACCCGGGCGAGCAGTCGGCCTGGCACGTGGTGCGCTCGGCCGAGCTGTGGTTCTGGCACTCCGGCGGGCCGCTGCTGCTGCGCCGGGGCGGTGCCGGCGAGCAGCCCGCCGACGGTGACGAGGTGCTGCTCGGGCCGGACATCGCCGCCGGTCAGGAGCCGCAGGTGCTGATCCCGCCCGGTGTCTGGCAGGCCGCCGAACCGGCCGGAACCGAACCGGTCCTGGTCAGCTGCGTGGTCGCGCCCGGTTTCGACTTCGCCGACTTCCGCCTGCAGTGA
- a CDS encoding LamG domain-containing protein, producing the protein MTFEALPAPPTQAPDLADDFTDPVLREDRWIDHYLPHWSTPERSRARYALDGDGLLLRIDEDQPDWRPEDAPLRVSNIQTGNFSGTAGTTRGTHRHRPDGLAVRTPDTTRLLWTPSAGRVDVTVTAPADPGGMLAVWLVGSEHLSPRDSGEICVFEIDAEAVGDRTTTARIGIKAHHDDRLRTDMTEVSVPVDAAGPHTWTAIWGPGGTVIGCEGVVVGRFAQAPDYPMILMVDLFETGGRSVSGRYPRTARIHRVRGWTGA; encoded by the coding sequence GTGACCTTCGAAGCGCTGCCCGCGCCGCCGACCCAGGCACCCGACCTGGCCGACGACTTCACCGATCCGGTTCTGCGCGAGGACCGCTGGATCGATCACTACCTGCCGCACTGGAGCACCCCCGAGCGGTCCCGGGCACGCTACGCGCTGGACGGCGACGGGCTGCTGCTGCGGATCGACGAGGACCAGCCGGACTGGCGGCCCGAGGACGCACCACTACGGGTCTCCAACATCCAGACCGGCAACTTCTCCGGTACGGCCGGAACCACTCGCGGCACCCACCGGCACCGGCCGGACGGGCTGGCCGTGCGCACCCCGGACACCACCCGGCTGCTCTGGACGCCGTCGGCCGGTCGGGTGGACGTGACGGTGACCGCCCCCGCCGACCCGGGCGGCATGCTCGCCGTCTGGCTGGTCGGCAGCGAACACCTCAGCCCCCGGGACAGTGGCGAGATCTGCGTCTTCGAGATCGACGCCGAGGCGGTCGGCGACCGGACCACGACCGCGCGGATCGGGATCAAGGCGCACCACGACGACCGTCTACGCACCGACATGACCGAGGTGTCGGTGCCGGTCGACGCGGCAGGCCCGCACACGTGGACCGCGATCTGGGGTCCGGGCGGCACCGTGATCGGCTGCGAAGGAGTGGTCGTCGGAAGGTTCGCGCAGGCCCCGGACTATCCGATGATCCTGATGGTCGACCTCTTCGAGACCGGCGGCCGGTCGGTGAGCGGCCGCTACCCGAGGACGGCTCGGATCCACCGGGTCCGCGGCTGGACCGGGGCCTGA
- a CDS encoding transcriptional regulator, which produces MEHEDLVRAVTAAVAFGVMLAGHYIGDHWVQTSGQAYGKGLDNEGCVRSVALWHCAKHVMSWTATTTIFLLGAGLWLRLPLQPGWLVAGIAVNAVTHFIADLRTPLIRLGRRLGRGGYLDHVGVVRASGPATSGPGTGLFELDQAWHIGWLAVSALIIAGPPV; this is translated from the coding sequence ATGGAGCACGAAGATCTGGTCAGGGCGGTCACCGCTGCGGTGGCGTTCGGGGTGATGCTGGCCGGGCACTACATCGGCGACCACTGGGTGCAGACGAGCGGTCAGGCGTACGGCAAGGGCCTCGACAACGAGGGCTGCGTCCGGTCGGTGGCGCTCTGGCACTGCGCGAAGCACGTCATGTCATGGACCGCGACCACCACGATCTTCCTGCTCGGCGCCGGCCTGTGGCTGCGGCTGCCGCTCCAGCCGGGCTGGCTCGTCGCCGGGATCGCGGTCAACGCGGTCACCCACTTCATCGCCGACCTGCGCACCCCGCTGATCCGTCTCGGCCGCCGCCTGGGCCGCGGCGGCTACCTCGACCACGTCGGGGTGGTCCGCGCGTCCGGCCCGGCGACGAGCGGACCCGGCACCGGGCTGTTCGAGCTGGACCAGGCCTGGCACATCGGCTGGCTCGCCGTCTCCGCCCTGATCATCGCCGGGCCGCCGGTCTGA
- a CDS encoding RNA ligase family protein: MSGFDVRAVDLAALNSLTKYPSIPTYHALDPSNGGLTEQPVPFTGAVLGTEKVDGTNSRIIVLPDGSYLLGSREELLYAQGDLIGNPALGIVQHLRPLAEQLAGSGGDGLRVYYLELYGGRIGGQAKQYSARGAHGWRLFDVALVDDLDERLTWAPQRISAWREGGGQAYLGEDELSATGLDLTPRLFTVDAAELPATVEGMSAFLAERLPRTLVALDDSGLGAAEGVVLRAADRSVIAKARFQDYTRTLKRRAARG; this comes from the coding sequence ATGTCCGGCTTCGATGTCCGTGCGGTGGATCTGGCCGCGCTCAATTCACTGACCAAATACCCGTCGATCCCCACCTACCACGCCCTCGACCCGAGCAACGGCGGCCTCACCGAGCAGCCGGTCCCGTTCACCGGGGCGGTCCTCGGCACCGAGAAGGTCGACGGCACCAACTCGCGGATCATCGTCCTGCCGGACGGCTCCTACCTGCTCGGCTCCCGGGAGGAGCTGCTCTACGCGCAGGGTGACCTGATCGGCAATCCGGCCCTCGGCATCGTGCAGCACCTGCGGCCCCTGGCCGAGCAGCTGGCCGGTTCCGGCGGCGACGGCCTCCGGGTCTACTACCTGGAGCTGTACGGCGGCAGGATCGGCGGTCAGGCCAAGCAGTATTCGGCCCGCGGCGCGCACGGCTGGCGGCTCTTCGATGTGGCGCTCGTCGACGACCTCGACGAGCGGCTGACCTGGGCGCCGCAGCGGATCTCGGCGTGGCGGGAGGGCGGTGGCCAGGCCTACCTGGGTGAGGACGAGTTGTCGGCGACCGGGCTCGACCTGACACCGCGGCTGTTCACCGTCGACGCCGCCGAACTCCCGGCGACGGTCGAGGGGATGAGCGCGTTCCTGGCCGAGCGGCTGCCCCGGACCCTCGTGGCGCTCGACGACTCGGGCCTGGGCGCCGCCGAGGGTGTGGTGCTGCGGGCCGCCGACCGTTCGGTCATCGCGAAGGCCCGCTTCCAGGACTACACACGCACGCTGAAGCGGCGGGCCGCGCGGGGCTGA